One window of Schistocerca gregaria isolate iqSchGreg1 unplaced genomic scaffold, iqSchGreg1.2 ptg000182l, whole genome shotgun sequence genomic DNA carries:
- the LOC126304660 gene encoding tetratricopeptide repeat protein 1-like: MLSTRTEVYFYSTRIFQCDKSYINLNDDYTSSECYEEIENEEEFCENSSDGSEAAPLAESAQDVENDEQLEELSAEELERRTGLAEEYKQAGNEFYTNKNYENAIQKYTEALEVAPKMSTIRSVILSNRAACHVVLADWDSVIKDTTAAIKIDPNHLKSLARRALAYEEQSKFQEAIDDINKLIQLDADCKPKYAYKLQVLEKKLQEKRQKEQEEMIGQMKDMGNKFLGLFGLSLDNFKAEKNPENGSYKISFQK; encoded by the exons ATGCTTTCAACCAGAACAGAGGTCTACTTCTATAGTACCAGGATTTTTCAATGTGACAAATCTTATATTAACTTGA ATGACGACTATACCAGCAGCGAGTGTTATGAAGAAATAGAAAATGAAGAGGAGTTTTGCGAAAATTCATCTGATGGCTCAGAAGCAGCGCCGCTTGCCGAAAGTGCACAAGATGTTGAAAATGATGAGCAACTAGAAGAATTGTCAGCTGAAGAATTAGAAAGG AGAACAGGACTAGCTGAGGAATACAAACAGGCAGGGAACGAGTTTTATACGAATAAAAACTATGAAAAT GCAATACAAAAATACACCGAGGCCCTTGAGGTTGCCCCTAAAATGTCTACTATCAGATCTGTTATTTTATCGAACAGAGCTGCCTGTCACGTTGTGCTGGCAGATTGGGATTCTGTCATCAAAGATACGACTGCAGCTATTAAGATTGATCCGAACCACCTTAAGTCATTAGCGCGCCGTGCACTGGCCTATGAAGAACAGAGTAAGTTTCAGGAAGCCATTGATGACATAAATAAGCTTATACAGCTAGACGCCGATTGCAAGCCAAAATATGCATATAAGTTGCAGGTTTTAGAAAAAAAACTTCAAgaaaaaagacagaaagaacaGGAAGAGATGATCGGGCAGATGAAGGATATGGGAAACAAATTTCTAGGATTATTTGGCCTTTCTCTCGATAACTTCAAGGCAGAGAAAAACCCAGAAAATGGATCATACAAAATTAGCTTTCAAAAATAG
- the LOC126304735 gene encoding UDP-galactose:fucoside alpha-3-galactosyltransferase-like — translation MDYLTVNGNSATDVLKIERLYSLCSKVAALEGGASLRKASANPRVVISFTNHGFIDMALNFAAFLRQSGVHNFIVFALDEKAFLKLQENRIPTLLLSQHEPIYSESASNFGTVEFNSICRLKPWIVGECLRGGFDVVWTDVDVVWLSDAQGYFDRFQCEVDMFFQSDDDDVCAGFFYAKSNYRTVSLMSQVFNYANIYVDDQTAFRRFLRDPNWSLRLTQAEAAEQGQKTSSRTFMAEGGMVENERGRLSYFVLDRVLFANGTRYFNIKHPQRLGVTPIVVHNNCYIGHDSKVSRLKLYGLWMLPDSEEYDWRAQVSRPIWLPSTSVLRSHAELVTEIAVHPGCGCLYTCSYDKTVRQYAMGKGEEFDLSEVSERVLNRRGGVWSMVWAPARPPDPEVGWRCATAGHDGKIMIWEVGEVQEKGSREQQHWKLVREFRGHYSSVINDLAFDRRGSVLFSAGDDSAVNSWDTETGEKVLSFYGSDEWVAAVEVKEPMVFGASSSGMIYCWEIATGRIVQTYKGHRRWVRAMCVVDEVLVSGGSEGHIKMWSIGSGRCLKTILNAHEGGINSIVCVGNSSSSGKRGYLYTAGDDAVIRAWDLDGMRCVCEYFGHSGIITCLAESRGHLFSGGFDKSVRVWRAFCEGEEEASGTEKSSWGPSGKGCA, via the exons ATGGACTACCTCACTGTCAATGGTAATAGCGCGACTGACGTACTCAAGATTGAGCGGCTTTATTCGCTGTGCAGCAAGGTGGCAGCGCTAGAGGGGGGTGCAAGCCTGAGAAAGGCATCTGCTAATCCCCGAGTCGTCATAAGCTTTACGAATCATGGTTTTATCGACATGGCCCTGAATTTTGCTGCTTTTTTAAGACAGTCGGGCGTACACAACTTTATTGTGTTTGCGCTGGACGAAAAGGCGTTTTTGAAACTACAAGAGAACAGAATACCCACGCTTTTGTTATCGCAGCACGAGCCGATATATTCTGAGTCGGCTAGTAATTTTGGGACAGTAGAGTTTAATTCCATATGCAGACTGAAGCCGTGGATAGTGGGAGAGTGCCTGAGGGGTGGATTtgacgttgtgtggactgacgtcGACGTGGTGTGGCTTAGT GACGCGCAAGGTTATTTTGACAGGTTTCAGTGCGAGGTTGATATGTTTTTTCAGAGCGACGACGACGATGTTTGCGCTGGGTTTTTTTACGCTAAGAGCAACTATCGCACGGTGTCCTTGATGTCTCAAGTTTTCAACTATGCGAACATATACGTTGACGACCAGACCGCTTTTCGGAGGTTTCTTCGCGACCCCAATTGGTCTCTCAGACTGACGCAAGCGGAGGCCGCCGAGCAGGGCCAGAAGACGTCTTCTAGGACGTTTATGGCTGAGGGGGGGATGGTTGAGAATGAGCGTGGAAGATTGAGTTATTTTGTTTTGGATCGCGTTCTGTTTGCCAATGGAACGCGTTATTTCAACATTAAGCACCCACAGAGGTTGGGGGTGACCCCGATTGTCGTTCACAATAACTGTTATATTGGCCACGATTCCAAGGTTTCGCGGTTGAAGTTGTATGGTCTTTGGATGTTGCCGGATTCGGAGGAGTACGACTGGCGGGCGCAAGTTTCGCGGCCGATTTGGTTGCCCTCGACGTCCGTTTTGCGGAGTCACGCGGAGCTCGTCACGGAGATTGCCGTGCACCCGGGGTGCGGTTGTTTGTACACGTGTTCATACGATAAGACTGTGAGGCAGTATGCCATGGGGAAAGGCGAGGAGTTTGACCTGTcggaggtgagtgagagagtgctgAACAGACGCGGCGGCGTTTGGTCGATGGTTTGGGCACCGGCGCGGCCGCCAGATCCGGAGGTGGGCTGGAGATGCGCTACGGCGGGGCACGACGGGAAAATTATGATTTGGGAGGTGGGGGAGGTGCAGGAGAAGGGCAGCCGCGAGCAGCAGCATTGGAAGCTCGTCAGGGAATTCAGGGGTCACTACTCGTCGGTGATCAACGACTTGGCGTTTGATCGACGCGGGAGCGTGCTTTTTAGCGCCGGCGATGATTCAGCGGTCAACTCTTGGGACACAGAGACCGGGGAGAAGGTTTTGAGTTTTTATGGCAGCGACGAATGGGTTGCGGCCGTCGAGGTAAAAGAGCCAATGGTTTTTGGGGCGAGCAGCAGCGGAATGATTTATTGCTGGGAGATCGCTACTGGCAGAATCGTGCAGACGTACAAGGGACACAGGCGGTGGGTGAGGGCGATGTGCGTGGTGGATGAAGTTTTGGTGAGTGGCGGAAGCGAAGGGCATATAAAAATGTGGTCGATAGGTTCTGGGAGGTGCTTGAAGACGATATTGAACGCCCATGAAGGCGGAATCAATTCGATAGTCTGCGTTGGCAACAGTTCGTCAAGCGGGAAAAGGGGTTATCTTTACACGGCCGGGGACGATGCGGTGATCCGAGCGTGGGACTTGGATGGCATGCGGTGCGTGTGCGAATACTTTGGACATTCTGGAATAATCACGTGTCTTGCAGAGAGCAGGGGTCACCTTTTTTCTGGAGGATTTGACAAGAGTGTGCGAGTGTGGCGCGCATTCTGCGAGGGAGAGGAGGAAGCTTCCGGAACGGAGAAGAGTTCATGGGGGCCGTCAGGCAAGGGCTGCGCTTAG
- the LOC126304654 gene encoding uncharacterized protein LOC126304654, with translation MSIAKRVSEEMEVALGEEVGYSIRFEDCCSEKTILKYLTDGMLLREAMTDPLLSMYGCIIIDEAHERTISTDVLFGLLKQIVVKRPDLKLIIMSATLDVQQFKDYFDDVPILKIPGRMFPVEIFYSPNQVEDYLVSSIAAVMQIHANEMPGDILLFLNGEEEIEEACRQITAEAELFGNKIPPLVSIPLYSSLPPAQQQRIFEPPPPPLYQGGAPGRKVIVSTNIAETSLTINGIIYVIDPGFAKQKVYSPRTCVESLLVTPISRASAQQRAGRAGRTQPGKAFRLYTEKAFKELIPQTHPEILRSNLSSVVLQLKKLGVDDLVHFDFMDPPPPETLMRALEMLNYLGALDDEGNLTELGVSMAEFPLDPQLSKMLIESPKYHCSNEILTLAALLSTPNIYVRPKEAQEAADLAKSQFADSTGDHLTLLNTFNAYKYNGEDRNWCYENYLNYRSLQAASNVRTQLLKIMKRINIPIVSTPWESDDYSVNIRKCLISGLFMRVAHLERNACYSTVKDNQTVYIHLGSSLCSRPEWVIYNEFVLTSKEWIRTVSEIDPRWLLEIAPQYFDLKNFPPCSMRVELERIQMQCKAKQKS, from the coding sequence ATGAGCATAGCTAAGCGCGTCAGCGAGGAGATGGAGGTCGCGCTGGGAGAAGAAGTGGGGTATTCTATTCGATTCGAAGATTGCTGTTCGGAGAAGACGATTCTTAAGTACCTCACTGACGGCATGCTGCTGAGGGAGGCCATGACGGACCCGTTGCTTTCCATGTATGGCTGCATCATCATCGACGAAGCGCACGAGCGCACGATATCCACGGACGTGCTCTTCGGGCTGCTGAAGCAGATCGTCGTCAAGCGGCCGGATTTGAAGTTGATAATCATGTCCGCGACTCTGGACGTCCAGCAGTTCAAGGACTACTTCGACGACGTGCCGATACTGAAGATTCCCGGTCGCATGTTCCCGGTCGAAATTTTTTACTCTCCGAACCAGGTCGAAGATTACCTGGTCAGCTCTATTGCTGCCGTGATGCAGATACACGCAAACGAGATGCCGGGAGACATTCTTTTGTTCCTGAACGGAGAAGAGGAAATCGAAGAGGCTTGTCGCCAAATTACCGCAGAAGCAGAACTGTTCGGAAACAAAATTCCGCCGCTCGTCTCTATTCCGCTCTACTCTTCTTTGCCGCCCGCCCAGCAGCAGCGCATCTTCGAGCCGCCGCCACCGCCCCTGTACCAGGGCGGCGCGCCGGGGAGGAAGGTGATCGTGTCGACGAACATCGCAGAAACCAGTTTGACCATTAACGGCATCATCTACGTCATTGATCCGGGATTCGCCAAGCAAAAGGTCTACAGCCCTCGCACCTGCGTCGAAAGCCTGCTGGTCACGCCCATATCTCGCGCCAGCGCCCAGCAGCGCGCCGGACGCGCCGGACGCACGCAGCCCGGCAAGGCATTCCGACTGTACACCGAAAAAGCCTTCAAGGAACTCATTCCTCAGACCCACCCAGAAATCCTGAGGTCAAACCTGAGCTCCGTCGTCCTACAACTGAAGAAGCTGGGCGTGGACGACTTGGTGCACTTCGACTTCATGGACCCCCCACCACCAGAGACTCTGATGCGAGCGCTCGAAATGCTAAACTACCTCGGCGCGCTCGACGACGAGGGCAACCTAACCGAGCTAGGCGTGTCCATGGCGGAGTTCCCGCTAGACCCCCAACTCTCAAAAATGCTCATCGAATCTCCGAAATACCACTGCTCTAACGAGATTCTCACCCTCGCCGCGCTCCTGTCCACGCCTAACATCTACGTTCGCCCAAAGGAAGCGCAGGAAGCCGCCGACCTCGCGAAGTCCCAGTTCGCGGACTCCACCGGGGACCACCTCACCCTCCTAAACACCTTCAACGCCTACAAATACAACGGGGAAGACCGCAACTGGTGCTACGAAAACTACCTGAACTATCGCTCCCTGCAGGCCGCCAGCAACGTCAGGACTCAACTGCTCAAAATCATGAAGCGCATCAACATCCCCATCGTCTCGACCCCGTGGGAAAGCGACGACTACTCTGTCAACATCAGAAAGTGCCTCATCTCTGGGCTGTTCATGAGAGTCGCCCACTTGGAACGAAACGCCTGCTACTCAACCGTGAAGGACAACCAAACCGTCTACATCCACCTAGGATCCTCTCTGTGCTCAAGGCCCGAGTGGGTCATCTACAACGAATTTGTACTGACGAGCAAAGAGTGGATAAGAACGGTCTCTGAAATCGACCCAAGGTGGCTCCTCGAAATCGCGCCGCAATACTTCGATTTGAAAAACTTCCCTCCCTGCTCCATGAGAGTCGAGCTGGAGCGCATTCAAATGCAGTGCAAGGCAAAACAAAAATCCTGA
- the LOC126304655 gene encoding small nuclear ribonucleoprotein E: MSYKAQKSMVQPINLIYQYFKNQNKLQIWLCEQTDIRLEGRLIGFDEYMNFVLDDAIEISLKKSTRKPIGRLLIKGDNISLIADTGGK, translated from the exons ATGAGCTATAAGGCGCAGAAGTCTATGGTTCAGCCAATC aACCTGATTTATCAGTACTTTAAAAAC CAAAACAAACTTCAAATATGGCTTTGTGAACAAACAGACATTCGATTGGAAGGAAGACTTATTGGTTTTGACGAATATATGAATTTTGTGCTCGATGACGCGATTGAAATTTCGCTGAAAAAAAGTACCAGAAAGCCTATTG GCAGGTTACTAATAAAGGGTGACAACATCTCACTCATCGCAGATACTGGCGGAAAGTAA
- the LOC126304656 gene encoding coronin-B-like — protein MACSAVKYRNIKVVNYNSKHQFVDLSVGSNSLANKIITANLFWMAVLWQHSPVASASNIAILPIGRARQASAPVPLLSGHTGVITDMMWNPFCEWMLASSSTDGSIKLWLLPENGLVEPYTTSLATIYGSKKRVDAVQWHPVAANILASGESDCRVRVWDINRPDSEQLKVNPLTSGVNSISWNYDGSLLAAVTKEKKLQVIDPRTNRAFSETPISDGPASNSHTCWLGNSYNIITSSLDKLRNRTVLIWDSRKLSKPSHTHKFNNSSTSMKPMFDNDTQLLFLFARGDSTVYCYGFSEDGSLVELSAENLRVPHTSVCLAPKLLCDVRNGNVARIYRSTDKAIFPMGYNVFRKNIDMSEFQLNTPCYEPGLTADAWLQGQNKPPVSIDITDHATLITN, from the exons ATGGCATGCTCCGCGGTAAAGTATCGAAATATAAAGGTAGTTAACTACAACAGTAAACACCAGTTTGTGGACCTATCTGTTGGATCCAACAGCCTGGCGAACAAGATTATTACCGCCAACTTGTTTTGGATGGCAGTTTTATGGCAACACTCTCCGGTCGCTAGCGCCTCAAACATTGCAATCCTCCCAATAGGCCGCGCGAGGCAGGCTTCGGCGCCAGTTCCCCTCCTATCCGGGCACACAGGCGTTATCACGGACATGATGTGGAATCCGTTCTGCGAATGGATGCTTGCTTCGTCTTCCACGGACGGATCCATCAAACTGTGGCTTTTACCAGAAAATGGACTCGTAGAACCGTACACAACCTCTCTCGCCACTATCTACGGGAGCAAGAAGAGAGTCGACGCCGTTCAATGGCAcccagtcgctgctaatattttaGCGTCTGGAGAAAGTGATTGTCGCGTTAGGGTGTGGGACATAAACCGCCCAGACTCTGAACAGCTCAAGGTTAACCCACTGACTAGCGGCGTTAATTCTATATCATGGAACTACGATGGGAGCCTCCTAGCCGCGGTCACGAAAGAGAAGAAGCTTCAGGTCATCGATCCCAGAACAAACCGCGCTTTTTCC GAAACACCCATTTCTGATGGTCCAGCTAGCAACAGCCATACTTGCTGGCTTGGAAATTCATACAACATTATTACAAGTAGCCTCGATAAGCTTAGAAATCGTACTGTACTGATATGGGACTCTCGCAAACTTTCCAAACCATCTCATACCCATAAATTTAATAATAGCTCTACTAGCATGAAGCCTATGTTTGACAACGATACTCAGCTCCTGTTTCTGTTCGCCAGGGGTGACTCAACCGTCTATTGCTACGGATTTTCAGAAGACGGCTCACTTGTCGAGTTGTCTGCTGAGAACCTGAGGGTACCTCACACCTCTGTTTGCCTTGCTCCAAAATTACTTTGCGACGTCCGAAATGGAAATGTTGCCCGCATATACCGCTCAACCGATAAAGCTATATTTCCCATGGGTTACAACGTCTTCCGGAAAAACATTGACATGTCTGAGTTTCAGCTCAACACACCTTGCTACGAACCAGGACTAACCGCTGACGCATGGCTCCAAGGTCAAAACAAGCCTCCGGTGTCCATAGACATCACGGATCATGCTACTCTTATAACAAACTAA